Proteins found in one candidate division KSB1 bacterium genomic segment:
- a CDS encoding glycosyltransferase translates to MVFDRPELAIIIVSYNVRDFLQQALTSIRKATAGIDAEVWVVDNASTDGTAAMVRRSFPEVKLIANERNVGFAAANNQVLRQCRAKVVCLLNPDTVVQEDTFRTLLDFLRAHPEAGMVGCKILNPDGSLQHACRRSIPTPWVAFTKLVGLSRLFPRSRLFGRYNLTYLDPDQTHEVEAISGSFMMARCEAVAQVGLLDERFFLYGEDLDWCLRFKKRGWKIYYVPQTKIVHFKGESSRRSGFDNLRLFYQAMHLFVRKHFAQRSFSLLRWVLVVAIWLRAALSLLHRAAAVGAIPLLDLVLMYVGVTAAVGIWFGNLVHLPSFLAVNAFYSVVWLLSLAANGCYGERRYSSTAAATGVLAGLVVNSAFTYFFKQYGFSRAVVLISGTLNLASISGWRVLVRLLPRLGLPFHGTIGRSLMRKRTLLVGDRRSVQKLLQRLRSRFESAYEVVGVVSLEGSEAGEEMEGVPVLQATGQLDELFRAHRVQEVIFSTDRIPYDRILELMDRANRSRVSFKLVPSNLDVIIGKASIDNLAEMPLVEVEYRFSRPWHRFLKRGLDVVLSLPALVAAGPVILYLVAVKGYRVRRRHVVGRDGRLVAAHELVGSRPGQRTSRLPLLWDVLMGRLTLVGAELAAESSPGVPRQLKPGLTGITQLRASRGLTSKEKERQLLYYMKNYSLWLDVEILIKAVFDL, encoded by the coding sequence ATGGTGTTTGACCGGCCAGAGCTCGCGATCATCATCGTGAGCTACAACGTGCGCGATTTCCTCCAGCAGGCCCTCACATCGATTCGTAAGGCGACGGCTGGTATTGACGCAGAGGTGTGGGTTGTGGACAATGCCTCGACTGATGGCACGGCTGCTATGGTCAGGCGTTCCTTTCCAGAGGTCAAGCTCATCGCCAATGAGAGAAATGTGGGGTTTGCTGCTGCCAATAATCAAGTTCTAAGGCAGTGCCGGGCCAAGGTTGTCTGCCTCCTGAACCCGGACACGGTGGTCCAAGAGGATACATTTCGCACTTTGCTTGACTTCTTGCGCGCGCACCCAGAGGCGGGCATGGTGGGCTGCAAGATCCTGAACCCCGATGGTTCATTGCAACATGCCTGTCGGCGGAGCATTCCCACCCCGTGGGTTGCTTTCACGAAGCTGGTTGGTTTGAGCCGCCTTTTTCCTCGCAGCAGGCTTTTTGGGCGGTACAACTTGACCTACCTGGACCCAGACCAGACGCACGAGGTGGAGGCCATCTCGGGCTCCTTCATGATGGCGCGGTGCGAAGCGGTGGCACAGGTGGGCCTTTTGGACGAGAGGTTCTTTCTGTACGGCGAAGATCTTGACTGGTGTCTGCGCTTCAAGAAAAGGGGATGGAAGATCTACTATGTGCCGCAGACGAAAATTGTCCACTTCAAAGGGGAAAGCTCGCGCCGGAGCGGATTTGACAATCTGCGGCTGTTCTACCAGGCCATGCACCTTTTCGTGCGCAAGCACTTTGCCCAGCGCTCATTTTCGTTGCTGCGCTGGGTGCTAGTGGTGGCCATCTGGCTGAGAGCAGCACTTTCGTTGCTGCACCGGGCAGCGGCGGTGGGTGCCATCCCCTTGCTTGACCTCGTGCTCATGTATGTGGGGGTCACGGCCGCGGTGGGCATCTGGTTTGGTAACCTTGTCCACCTTCCGTCGTTCCTGGCCGTCAATGCATTTTACTCTGTGGTCTGGTTGTTATCTCTGGCGGCGAATGGGTGTTATGGGGAGAGGCGGTATTCGTCAACTGCGGCCGCCACCGGAGTGTTGGCAGGGCTAGTGGTCAATTCGGCCTTCACCTATTTTTTCAAGCAGTACGGTTTTTCCCGTGCTGTGGTGCTCATTTCGGGAACGCTCAATCTAGCAAGCATTTCCGGATGGAGGGTCTTGGTGCGCCTGTTGCCGCGACTTGGTCTTCCGTTCCATGGCACTATTGGTCGTTCTCTCATGCGGAAACGGACCTTGTTGGTGGGCGACAGGCGCTCGGTGCAGAAGCTATTGCAGCGTCTTCGGAGTAGGTTCGAGAGTGCCTACGAAGTGGTCGGTGTGGTGAGCCTCGAGGGGAGTGAAGCCGGAGAAGAGATGGAGGGGGTACCAGTCCTCCAGGCTACCGGGCAGTTAGACGAACTCTTTCGTGCCCACCGCGTGCAGGAGGTGATCTTTTCCACCGACCGCATTCCTTACGACCGGATTCTGGAGCTGATGGACCGAGCCAACCGGTCGCGGGTGAGCTTCAAACTGGTGCCCAGCAACTTGGACGTCATCATCGGCAAGGCGTCCATCGACAACTTGGCGGAGATGCCCTTGGTGGAGGTGGAGTACCGGTTTAGCAGGCCGTGGCATCGCTTCCTCAAGCGTGGGTTGGATGTGGTGCTCTCGTTGCCCGCACTGGTGGCGGCGGGGCCCGTGATCCTCTATTTGGTGGCCGTAAAGGGGTATCGTGTTCGGCGCCGCCATGTGGTGGGCAGGGACGGTCGGCTGGTCGCCGCCCATGAGCTGGTGGGATCGCGCCCCGGTCAGCGAACCTCTCGGCTCCCGCTTCTGTGGGACGTGCTCATGGGCAGATTGACGCTGGTCGGGGCAGAACTTGCCGCCGAGTCGTCGCCTGGAGTGCCGCGCCAGCTCAAACCCGGTCTCACCGGCATCACCCAGCTGCGGGCAAGTAGGGGACTGACCAGCAAGGAGAAGGAACGCCAGCTTCTGTACTACATGAAGAACTACTCGCTGTGGCTTGATGTGGAGATTCTCATCAAAGCGGTGTTTGACCTGTAA
- a CDS encoding acetyl-CoA carboxylase carboxyltransferase subunit alpha → MGFVLDFERPLVELEKKIADLKAYSSAENVEITAEIQRLEEKARKLRKQIYARLTRWQRVQLARHPQRPYTLDYIEYMTTDFVELHGDRAFADDPALVGGIAKLDGKPIVIFGQQKGRDTKQKLYRNFGMMHPEGYRKALRLMKLAAKYRRPVISLVDTPGAYPGIGAEERGQAEAIARNLLEMSRLPVPIIVVIIGEGASGGALGIGVGDRVLMQENTWYSVISPEGCAAILYRDASKAPLAAEAMKVTAQDLLKMGVIDRIVPEPVGGAHHNPQEAAALVKQAILEELAPLEELPPDKLVRQRIEKYARMGAWQEK, encoded by the coding sequence ATGGGATTCGTGCTTGATTTTGAGCGTCCGTTGGTGGAGCTGGAGAAGAAGATCGCCGACTTGAAAGCCTATTCGAGCGCAGAGAACGTAGAGATTACCGCCGAGATCCAGCGCTTGGAGGAAAAGGCCAGGAAACTCCGCAAGCAGATTTATGCACGCCTCACTCGGTGGCAGCGCGTGCAGCTGGCCAGGCATCCTCAGCGGCCCTATACCTTGGACTATATCGAGTACATGACCACCGATTTTGTTGAGCTCCACGGGGACCGTGCGTTTGCAGACGACCCGGCGCTGGTCGGTGGCATCGCAAAGTTGGATGGCAAGCCCATCGTCATCTTCGGGCAGCAAAAGGGGAGGGACACCAAGCAAAAGCTCTACCGCAATTTCGGTATGATGCACCCCGAGGGGTACCGAAAGGCATTGCGCTTAATGAAGTTAGCGGCCAAATACCGTCGTCCGGTGATTAGCCTGGTGGACACGCCGGGCGCCTACCCGGGCATTGGCGCCGAGGAACGAGGGCAAGCAGAGGCCATCGCGCGCAACCTCCTGGAGATGTCGCGGCTGCCCGTGCCGATCATTGTCGTCATCATCGGCGAAGGGGCAAGCGGCGGGGCCCTGGGCATTGGCGTGGGCGATCGGGTGCTCATGCAGGAGAATACCTGGTACTCGGTCATATCGCCTGAGGGGTGCGCGGCCATTCTCTACCGCGACGCCAGCAAGGCGCCTTTGGCAGCGGAAGCCATGAAGGTGACTGCCCAGGATCTTCTGAAAATGGGCGTCATCGATAGAATTGTGCCTGAACCTGTAGGAGGAGCGCACCACAACCCGCAAGAAGCAGCAGCGTTGGTCAAACAGGCCATCCTCGAAGAGCTTGCGCCGTTGGAGGAACTGCCGCCCGACAAGCTGGTGCGGCAGCGAATCGAAAAGTATGCGCGCATGGGAGCGTGGCAGGAAAAATAG